The Onychomys torridus chromosome 2, mOncTor1.1, whole genome shotgun sequence sequence aaaaaaaaaaaaatgcccaagcGAAGCAGTCTGATACAAAATAATCtacaaaataccattgagttcactttgtgttggccatcttCTTCTAGGAATGAGGCCTTTCAATAAGTGcggttaatatacccagtgagaccccactaaagaaaattaattttcctttgtgagtggttGTCAACTGGAAAGGATAGGAGcccatgccttttcttttctttttaaacatagtGTCTCAATCCCAGGTCATTCTTttgctttgaaatttttcttccGATCAACATTTACAAATGCAAGGTAAACAGACACATGTTTCCCAATGacattttactttgcttttcAAAACATTTGCATATGACATAGATGTTTCTCAATTCAAATGACTATAAAGGAGGTCATTTGCTTAACAGAGCCTGGAGATGAGAGAGGGCTGCTGGTCCACTTCAGATGCAGAAGGAATTTCCCTGCAGACACTGGCAGCATCAGTTACAACAGTCTAGCCGATCCATGCAGGGTCTTTTTCGGACCCGCAGAGCAGTGCATTCCTAAGAGCACATCTTTCTTTTGGTGTATCCCTGAGCATTTCCGGTCCCCTCCATTCTGGGCGATTATACAGACTGACAGGATGAGTTGCGGCAGGAGAAATGAAAGCGTTTGTAATTTAGGAAACCTCTGGCCCCGCTGACTGAAAGCAGGTTGTTTGTAAAAAGGAAATCCTGACCTCAGCTAACTGGCAAACTCTGTCAGAAGCAATagagggaagcagaggagaaatAACAGGACTGGGAGATTTATTggcaacagaagaaaaaatggaTGCTCTGCCAAAAGAGGCAAGTTCCCCATTGGAGGACTAAGGCATCCCCAGCCCATGAATGTGGCTACACAAGAGTGAGGATCTGCTCCAAGAGTATGGCATAGTTGCATCTGGGAGTTTACGGCTCAGGACAATAGCTAGGTCAATCACCCTGCAGATGGGTTCCCTCCAGTTCGCCTAGGTCAGAGTCCCTGCGCTGTGGGCAAGGCATGGCTTACCCACCCTGTCTTTATCCCAGCTTGACTCAAAGCGCCAAGACTCCAGACACAAGAGCTGTGAAATGGAtgctgcattagttacttttctcattgttgaaacaaaacaccccaggaaagccacttaaggaaggaggggcttgttTTGGTTTACAGTTTAAGGAGGTTAGGGTGGtaggcagctgctcacactgcatTCACAGTCAGGGAGCAGACAAGGCGACTTAAGATGCTCTGCTGGCTTTCTCTTTAGTCAGCTGAGGCTCCAACCTGTGGAATCTTATGTCCTGCCTACACTTAAGGTAAATCTTCCCGCTTCAATGAACTCAGTCTAGAAATACCCTCTCAGACACGCCCGGAGGTGATTTTAGATGGGACTGCGCTGTGCCGCGTCTTTCTGGGAGCCCCTTCCTGACACCTGGTCCTCATCCTTGCCTCCATCTGTGTGCTCTCTACCCTGCAACTGGGCCCTAACCACTGAGCAGCCCCGGCAAAGGACAAAAGCCTCTGCACATTGAGTTCTGGTCTCCAGAGGTTCTCATCTGGTTACTTCTCTTGTGCTTTGGGAAATACCCCAATTGAGGCCTGCTCATTTCATTAATCTTATCTGACTTGCTTGAGCTGCAACTGTTTGTTTGATCTGCAGCCACGGAAGAGTTCTATTGACAGTCACCCGCCTGCAAGGCCAGGCCAGTGTGTGAAGGATACTTTCTTTATCATTCCCTTCCAGTCCATTCTACATGGCGGCATTCATGCTCCCGAAACCCTAATGATCCGACTCAACTTCCCCTACATGACTAAAGGAGCtcctctaaggcagtggttctcaaccttcctgccactgtgaccctttaatatatgGTTCCTCGTGTTATGGTGAcctcaaccatgaaattattttcattgccactccataactataattctgctactgttatgaacataatataaatatctgatgtgcagatggtcttaggtgacccctatgaaagggtcatttgaccccaaagaggtcacaacccacaggttgaggaccactgccctAAGGGGTCCTGTGCCCGTGGTGTTAACAGGAATAATTGTTTAAGAGGCAACATGTAATGGGGACAGCACTGAATTTCAAGGAGGTGAGTGGACGTTGCAAAGGACTTAATTTGTGATGGGAATCCTGAGAGCTCAGGAGTGAATGTGCCTGGGAAAACAAAATCTAAAGAGGCGATGGTTTGCTTGATGGCCTACATGAAAGAGAAACTGACAGGTCCCCAAGCCAACTCCTGAGAGCCCCAGGAAACAGCCCCAGCGGAGTGGGAACCTCACTGGAAAGCTCTCCTTCCCAGTCACTCTCCCTCAAGCCTCTTTTTAGGTTTTACTGCAATGTGACTGTTTCCCACACTCATTTCCTGTCAGTCAGCAACTGTCTCCACATCCATGTCGCTGGGTGTCCTTCCAGAGTTCTTACATGATCCTTGGGGTCCCCACTTCTGACCCTCTGCCGGCAAAGCAATCTGAAGACACTCCTGCGGGATACTATTGGCTCCTGGGTTTGCTGCTTGATTTCCCCTGACACCCACGTGCTCCCTCTCCAGGCTTGATAAATGTTTGCTCCTTGAAGGCGCTGGATGATTCTCTGGAGTCCTGACTGCATCACAGCCTTTGCATGCTGTCTATCGAGAGGACTCTCTCCGCTCCGGTATCCCCCAGCCTCCAGGACGCAGCCTAGGGACTGGACTCTGCTTGTGCCTTTCTGGCCACTCCATGCAAGAGACGGCTGTCCCCAAGACCAGGGTACCCCTTTACTCACAGAGCCCCTCTGTTAATTCCTTCCTCAAACTTACTATACTTCCTTGTGCTTAGATTGTTGGCTTCCCTGCTCTGGTCTGCCTCtttgaaggaggaaaaaaaacaaaacaacaaacaaacaaacaacctccaGATAGAGAAAGGATGTTGCTGCCATTGAATTCCCAGGGGCAATGCTGGGCACGCTAATACGTAAGCAAACAAAGAACAGATAAGAGAAGATATTAGGAATTGAGAATGCAGTGTATGTGGTGGTCATTTTCAGTGTTCATTGAAATAAAGTTTTGTATGGGAAGTGGAAAGATGgctgaggagaggggagaaaatcGGAAAAATTGATGGGACCTAGGGTCTGCTCTCAGAATCAGGAGCTGGGGTTTTTATCTGTTATGATGAAGCCACCAAAGAATCTTAATCCAGGGGTTGACAGTCGGATGCATATTCTTTTGATTTATGAGGGGGAAGTGGAATGAATAGGAGCTCGCCAGACCTGTGGGAGGGGTAGTAATAATCCAAGTATGACTTAAGGAGAGCTGTCCAAGGGGAAGCCCTGGGGCCTGGAAGGTGGAAGGAAGCCACACAGCAGGTGTGCCAGAAGCAGAGTTGGCCAGGGGAGGGGCAGGCAGCTAAGAACCTCTTAGGCTCCCTTACCCTTCCATTACTAGAAAGGAGCTGGGGGGATGGATCCACATTCAGAGTTGCATATAATTAAGTCAGGTCCAATGGTGTGGCAGGGGGGCAGAGGGGGCGGGGTTCATTCTAAATTGTCTCACTGTTCCCAACCTGGAGGGCTTTGCTGTCTGGAAGTAATTTTGTATCTCATTGAATGTATGTGCTGTGGTGAAGTCTACggggtgggggtgcagggggGGCAGGAATTAAGCAGCTGAACTTCCCATATGGCTCCAGCAACCAGGCTGAAACGTTTTATATATAATTGAGGAAATGTCACTTTCCCATTTCAAATGGGGTGAAGAGGCTAGCAGAAAGAGGTTAGAAAGACTATAAACCCTCTACATGAAGACCTTTATTATCCATCCCCTCATCACTACTGAAGTCATAGCAGGGGTAAACTCTGGCCCAGGCCCAACGTCAGCCATCCTCAGACTGGGCCTAGGGCCACAGACACCTGACAGCATCCATTCTTTGCAAGTCTCAGGAACAGGGAGGGGTGTCCTGAAATTCCAAGTGAGCCAAGAGGCTTCTGCACAGAGGGCCTCTTTGAACCTGTCCCTGGTGTTTGCTtacaagcacagggcctgcctcaaacagcaaaaacaaagaagagaactaAGAGAAATGTGCATAAAGGATTCCTCTAAACTTCCTTCAGCTCTAACACATAGGAGGCCTGGACAAGCACCTCCAGGTCACAAGGATCAAAGCCCCTCGGAGCCTGAGAACAGCCTCAGCTAGAAGCAGGGAGAGCAGAAGGGAGGCATGTGTCAGAACAGGAAGCCTGCTACCTCCTGGCCCTTTGGAAAGGCCATCTGTCACCACCTCGCCGCCCCATGTCTCCCACTGTAGGAACCTCTCACTGAGAAATCACCACAGGCCTCATCACCTAGCTCACTTAGAGGTTCAAAAACACCACAGCCTTTCCAGAATGTCTATTCTTACCAAAGTAGTTAAAATGCAAGAAGGAGGAGGCCCCGAGGGTGGAAGGGGCTCACACCCTTGCTGGAACAGACTTGTTTTGAAAAACTTCTGCCCTCAGTCTTGAAAGCATTTCTTGGCCCAGTGGAATCAAGAGGTACCAAGACAGCCCCAGAACTGTTTCCAGCCCTTGACCTTGATATTTATTTGCAAAGCTTGACAGGAAATCAGTGCTGAGGGTTccatgaaaaacaaaggaaaatgcaggaatcagaaaaaaaacaacaggctGTTCTAAACAACCTCCAAAAGACAGACCTTAAAGATGTTCCTTCTCAAGCTGCCAGGAAAATAATTTCCATTGACATGTAACCATGCAAGATGTTCCGAAGACCtactgtgtgcatgtgcctgggCTAGGGGCCAACATTCCTATttatcagtgtgtgtggggggggtcacATGATACTGAGGTACATGTGTTAGAGAGGGCCTTGGCTGCTTCTGTGGTGTGCAGGAGACGAAGTGCAGAAAGACGGCAAAGGCTATTTTGAGAAAACTCTTTGGACAACATGCCATGTAATCTGTATTTCAAACAACAGGTAGAATTTCATAGATGAGGAACATGGGGGTGAGGAGAACAGATAACATCTAAAATAGTATCAGAAATTGAGGCTTAAAGTGACTCTAAAAGCAAGGCACTAGAAGACCCGAGAGTCACTGATAACTGGCTTTATTCAGTGTCTATGTGAGACTCTtacagcataaaaaaaaaaaaaaatgtgccatgcacacacacacccagacaaaCAGCAACCAAGGCTGGGAACTCAGATGCCTTGCTCTGTAagtccaatgacctgagttcaatccccagaacccacatgaaggtggaaagagagaaccaactccaaaaccccaccatcaccaccactgccGACACCACACCACTGATAGAacatcacaacatgtccacacggttgggctttcccggtggaccgcctaattatttctggttcaaaatagccatttccaggtcagagcatctcgcatgactaggactccgtggctttacgtGGTCGCATAAAGCGaacgcggccatgtaatctacatgcatgcgtggagtagccacatgcggtcctgtacgcatgcgcggctcactctttaaaaagccagcaccattttgcacaggtctcttctctcctctcctcactcacatgtgtgcttcacacaggcctgtcaactctatcctctatcctctttaataaaaactcttctgttgatttgtcgtgttcggggcGTGTTCcttgcggggtaagagcgccgcctaaataactaacaaccaCACATACAGTTAATTAATCAGAAATTATGGATAGGGCTGTACAgagttggccccacccctcactggctgccATATAGCTTTCCATTTTAGTTCTTAGATTATTTAACTTCTAATAGTTTCTCAGTTATCTTATACATAAACACTATAACTTATTGCTAAAGCTTCCAGTAATAGAAATTGAGGGAGTTAGCAATATTTCCCTGTTATATATTCTGCTataacaagcacacacacacacacacacacacacacacacacacacacacacacacacatatatatgcaaaagtaGTTTGTAAGTTgattttctagaaaaacaaaggGAAGGCCAACAAGTATTGATATTGAAATGACAATTAAATTTTGACAAATTGGTTTgcagatttttatatatatatatatatccaaaatgtattttattgggATGGTTCCCATTCATCTTGAATCAGGTGCTTTTCAGTGCTGCTTCCTCCTGAAGGAGCATCCTTCTGTcagccttgcttttctgcctgtGGGTTGGCAGAGGACAGTGGAGCAGCCAACACACAAGACTACCATTTGTGCATGGCTAAAGAACGTGGTGATCTTATAGCATCCTGGGCATTTCACATCCATAAAGTAGGAATTGGGGCTCTGCACCAGGagctttttcttgtgtttcctcttttcctcttctggagAGGGATGAAGGAGATCCTTTGCGAGAGGCATGTTCTCGTAGGGAGTTCGTCACTGCCGGAAAGCGGTTTGCAGATTTTTACTAAGCTAGTTACAACAAGTGATACCCATATGCAACCCAAGTATTCagagatgctgaggcagaagaatcacaagttgGAGAGTAGTCTAAGCTACACAATCAtaccctgtcacacacacaggaagacttttacttccataaaaaaaaaaaaaatgtggtggaATCTGGAAGGCTTCTGAGTTGTCTTACTTCTCATGCTGGTATAGCAGGCCTGAGGTTGCTAATGTTGTAAATGCTTAACAGAGTTCTACTAGTTGCCAGCTTTATTGGCACTTTGATCTAAATATATGAGGTGAGAATTGAAACTACAAAATGCTATTGGCAAAAATCAAAGTCCCAAATAAATGGAAAGATATATTATGTTCATGAATTAGAACAGACTGTAGAACAACTGAGGCTGATTAAATTTTACTCCATCGAAACAGAAATAGCCAAGAAGGttgtagagatgactcagcctGTAAAGTACATGCTGCACAAGCATGGAAACCTGAGGTTCagatcccaagcacccacatacgTTTAAGTatagcagtgcacacctgtaatcccagtgctaggaatgCCGAGACAGCAGCAGCTCACAGACCAGCCAGTCTacccaatcagtgagctccaggttcagagagagaccttgcctcaaaaactaagAGGAAAGATATTGACATTTGACCTCTGAtcccatatgcatgtgcacagatgGACACaaacacttgcatgcacacaagtacacaccCACATGAGCATGTGCAGATTCATaccacatacaccaccaccaccaccactaccaccaccacactaGTTCCTGAAAATAATCAAAGCTGGAACACTTATACACATAGCTGCTGATGTTGAAACCAAAGCTACTGCAATGACAACATTGTGATATTGACACTGGAATGGACCAGGGAAAAAAGGCCAAcaggaaaaagaacagagagaagagcTACACATACCCTGCCacttgaggaggaggaggcaggaccACAGAAAAAGGCTTTAAACCAATGCTGTTTCAGCCAAATACTCATGGGGCGGGGTATCAGCCCTGTTTCTCACCCATAATAACCCTGATTATGAATCCAAATATAAAATAGTGCAATACTAGGGAAATAAACCCGGGAATAATCTCAGATTTTCACAGATAGATCCTTGAGTGGATGCGATGAGTAAGCACTAAGCACTTTAAAGATGACTAATTGGATGATGCTGACACAGAAGTGCTCTGCttatcaaaacacaaaatttaGAGAGTAAAAGAGTAAAAGTattgagaaaaatattcacaacatacatCTATCAAAGTTCTCAAAACCGAACATAGAAAGAAGTAGAAATCAAAGTGAAATAGACCAAAAAAAATGTACCCAAGATTAAAAAATGGTTCAAAGGTTTGAACAGACATTTCATGTGCAACTAGGAGATGTTGGAACAAGGTGGGACCAAATGCCTTCTCTCGCTCTTAGGCTTCCCAGTTGCCATAAGTTCAGGCAGCCTCGTATACCATTCACTTCTACCATAATGTGCTGGGTCACCATGGTCACAAAAAACAGAGCTAATTAAGGATGGAGTGAGGTCTC is a genomic window containing:
- the LOC118578444 gene encoding 40S ribosomal protein S27-like, whose product is MPLAKDLLHPSPEEEKRKHKKKLLVQSPNSYFMDVKCPGCYKITTFFSHAQMVVLCVGCSTVLCQPTGRKARLTEGCSFRRKQH